In Miniphocaeibacter halophilus, the following proteins share a genomic window:
- a CDS encoding transcription repressor NadR, with amino-acid sequence MSETTDRRKEIINILKNSSDLVSGTELAKKLGVSRQVIVQDIAILKAEGNSIFSTNRGYRLENKDKYKEIIKVSHKDEDIEKELNAIVDLGAEIRDVFVNHKVYGAIKVDMNIKSRRDVKKFLSEIKSGISQPLKNLTENYHYHTIVADEKEILDEVEKELDKLGFLEKSSKYNTNN; translated from the coding sequence ATGAGTGAAACTACAGACAGAAGAAAAGAAATAATTAATATATTAAAAAATAGCAGCGATTTGGTTTCAGGAACAGAACTAGCTAAAAAACTAGGGGTATCAAGACAGGTTATTGTTCAAGATATTGCCATATTAAAGGCAGAGGGAAACTCTATATTTTCTACAAATAGGGGGTACAGACTGGAAAACAAAGATAAGTACAAGGAAATTATTAAAGTATCCCATAAAGATGAAGATATAGAAAAAGAATTAAATGCAATAGTTGACTTAGGTGCTGAAATAAGAGATGTTTTTGTAAATCATAAGGTTTATGGTGCTATAAAAGTAGATATGAATATAAAATCCAGAAGAGATGTTAAAAAATTTCTTTCAGAAATTAAATCAGGAATTAGTCAGCCATTAAAAAATTTAACGGAAAACTATCATTACCATACAATAGTAGCCGATGAAAAAGAAATTTTAGATGAGGTTGAAAAAGAACTGGATAAGTTAGGTTTTTTAGAAAAATCATCAAAATATAATACAAATAATTAA
- a CDS encoding nicotinate-nucleotide diphosphorylase: MNLPKLNYLTVDKILLEALREDIPIEDISTNSIISDDVIGQVSLYAKEDGIIAGLNIFERIFKLLDLTTNITYYCNDGDKITKGEKIALLEGKVRTLLSGERVALNYLQRLSGIATYTKKMVESLNNSSIKIVDTRKTTPNMRILEKICN, from the coding sequence ATGAATTTACCAAAACTAAATTACTTAACAGTTGATAAAATATTACTAGAGGCTTTAAGGGAAGACATACCTATTGAAGATATTTCAACAAATTCTATTATTTCAGATGATGTTATAGGTCAGGTAAGTCTATATGCTAAAGAAGATGGTATAATTGCAGGACTTAATATTTTTGAAAGAATATTTAAACTTTTAGATTTAACTACAAATATTACATATTATTGTAATGATGGAGATAAAATCACTAAGGGAGAAAAAATTGCCTTACTAGAAGGTAAGGTAAGAACTTTATTATCCGGTGAAAGAGTTGCCTTAAATTATTTACAAAGACTTAGCGGTATTGCAACATACACTAAAAAAATGGTAGAATCTTTAAATAATAGCAGTATAAAAATAGTAGATACTAGGAAAACTACACCTAATATGAGAATTTTAGAAAAAATATGCAACTAG
- a CDS encoding L-aspartate oxidase: protein MKSLKADTVIVGSGLAGLICALTLPSSMKVILLTKEKLEDSNSYLAQGGIAVMKGLEDKESFISDTLKAGHYKNDFKAVETLVEESPKAIESLEGFGVSFERKQGCYSYTREGGHSKNRILYCGDFTGKAIMDTLIRQVKKRENIRVLENCTMEDILVNDCNCYGVYAIASNGGLFITGKSTVIATGGIGGLYENTTNYKHIQGDGLALAIEHSIKLKDLSYIQIHPTALYENTRERRFLISESVRGEGAILLNKNKDRFIDELKPRDIVSKAIIKEMEKDKREFQWLRMNSMKIDIKKRFPKIYEYLRKIGLNPYIDDIPIVPAQHYTMGGIKVNLKGETSMPGLFAIGEASCTGVHGKNRLASNSLLESVVFSKRTADFIKNISKEEANINDFKIRNLSLGKKKEIIKEGIKIDEFTKTKLLNS, encoded by the coding sequence TTGAAAAGTTTAAAAGCTGATACTGTAATAGTCGGTTCCGGTCTAGCAGGCTTAATTTGTGCATTGACCTTGCCTTCTTCTATGAAGGTAATATTGTTAACAAAAGAAAAACTTGAAGATAGTAATTCCTATTTAGCACAAGGGGGAATTGCTGTTATGAAAGGATTAGAAGACAAGGAATCCTTTATATCGGATACTTTAAAGGCCGGTCATTATAAAAATGATTTTAAGGCAGTTGAAACTCTAGTAGAAGAATCTCCAAAAGCAATTGAAAGTTTAGAGGGTTTTGGAGTGAGTTTCGAAAGAAAACAAGGATGTTATTCCTATACAAGAGAAGGGGGACATAGTAAAAATCGTATTTTATATTGTGGAGATTTTACCGGAAAAGCTATAATGGACACCTTAATAAGACAAGTCAAAAAAAGGGAAAATATAAGGGTTTTAGAGAACTGTACTATGGAGGACATTCTAGTTAATGACTGTAATTGTTATGGAGTATATGCAATAGCCAGTAATGGTGGTTTATTTATTACTGGAAAATCTACTGTTATAGCAACAGGTGGAATAGGTGGTCTTTATGAAAACACCACTAACTATAAACATATTCAGGGAGATGGGCTAGCACTGGCAATAGAGCATAGTATAAAACTTAAGGACTTGTCCTATATTCAAATACACCCAACTGCCTTATATGAAAATACAAGGGAAAGAAGATTTTTAATTTCTGAGTCCGTTCGAGGGGAAGGGGCAATATTACTTAATAAAAATAAGGACAGATTTATAGATGAACTAAAACCCAGGGACATTGTTTCAAAAGCGATTATTAAGGAAATGGAAAAGGACAAAAGAGAATTTCAATGGCTTAGAATGAATTCAATGAAAATAGATATTAAAAAAAGATTTCCTAAAATATACGAATATTTAAGAAAAATTGGGCTTAATCCATATATTGACGATATACCAATAGTTCCTGCACAACATTATACTATGGGAGGAATTAAAGTAAATCTAAAGGGAGAAACATCTATGCCGGGTTTATTTGCAATTGGAGAAGCCTCCTGTACAGGAGTTCATGGAAAAAATAGATTAGCCAGTAATTCCTTGTTGGAATCCGTTGTTTTTTCTAAAAGAACTGCAGATTTTATAAAAAATATTAGCAAGGAAGAAGCTAATATTAACGATTTTAAAATAAGAAACCTTAGTCTAGGGAAGAAAAAAGAGATAATAAAGGAAGGAATAAAAATTGATGAATTTACCAAAACTAAATTACTTAACAGTTGA
- the nadA gene encoding quinolinate synthase NadA: MNKEKLDILKKERDTVILAHYYVDDSIQKIADYVGDSFYLAQVATKLKEKNIIVAGVYFMGESVKILNPDKKVYLVNTRADCPMAHMVNINTIEEMRNKYKDLAVVCYINSTAEIKSHSDICVTSANAVKIVKELPEKNIFFIPDGNLAKYVEKLIPEKNIIANKGYCPVHNRVSVKEINNLKMKYKNAKVLAHPECKKEVLDLADYVGSTSGIIKEAASSNLKEFIIITEVGIKYELLKNYPDKKFYFLDNMICDDMKLLKLEDLLNIMENGGNEVFVNEEILEKAKIPLNRMLKLGD, translated from the coding sequence ATGAATAAAGAAAAGCTTGATATTTTAAAAAAAGAAAGGGACACTGTAATTTTAGCCCATTATTATGTTGATGATAGTATTCAAAAAATAGCGGATTATGTAGGTGATTCCTTTTATTTAGCTCAAGTTGCAACTAAATTAAAAGAAAAAAATATTATTGTTGCTGGAGTTTATTTTATGGGGGAAAGTGTTAAAATTTTAAACCCGGATAAAAAAGTATATTTAGTAAATACAAGGGCCGATTGTCCAATGGCTCATATGGTAAATATAAACACAATAGAAGAAATGAGAAATAAATATAAGGACCTAGCAGTTGTCTGTTATATTAATTCAACAGCAGAAATAAAATCCCATAGCGATATTTGTGTTACATCGGCAAATGCAGTGAAAATAGTTAAAGAATTACCAGAGAAAAATATATTTTTTATTCCTGATGGAAATTTAGCTAAATATGTTGAAAAACTTATTCCTGAAAAAAATATAATAGCCAATAAAGGTTATTGTCCAGTACATAATAGAGTTTCTGTTAAGGAAATTAATAATTTAAAGATGAAATACAAAAATGCAAAAGTATTGGCACATCCTGAATGTAAAAAGGAAGTTCTAGACCTAGCAGATTATGTAGGAAGTACAAGTGGAATTATTAAAGAAGCTGCTTCTTCTAATTTAAAGGAATTTATTATTATTACGGAAGTTGGAATTAAGTATGAATTATTAAAAAACTATCCTGATAAGAAATTTTATTTCTTAGATAATATGATTTGTGACGATATGAAATTGTTAAAGTTAGAAGATTTATTAAACATTATGGAAAATGGTGGAAATGAAGTTTTTGTAAATGAAGAAATTCTAGAAAAAGCAAAAATACCTTTAAATAGAATGTTGAAATTAGGAGACTAG
- the mscL gene encoding large conductance mechanosensitive channel protein MscL, with product MIKEFKEFAMRGNVIDMAIGVVMGGAFGKIVDEIVQILMRFVAAVTGAVKFEDLAIKVGGVDVTYGAVLQQIISFIIIAFCMFIVVKSMNKVLALGKKEEKAEPTTKECPYCFTEIPIQATRCPNCTAEFEGYNNPVENK from the coding sequence ATGATAAAAGAATTTAAAGAATTTGCCATGCGTGGAAATGTAATTGATATGGCAATTGGGGTTGTAATGGGTGGTGCCTTTGGGAAAATTGTAGATGAAATAGTTCAAATTCTAATGCGTTTTGTTGCAGCAGTAACAGGAGCTGTAAAATTTGAAGATTTGGCAATAAAGGTTGGTGGAGTAGATGTTACATACGGTGCAGTTCTCCAACAAATAATTAGTTTTATAATTATTGCCTTCTGTATGTTTATTGTAGTAAAGTCTATGAATAAAGTTTTAGCATTAGGTAAAAAGGAAGAAAAAGCTGAACCAACTACTAAAGAATGTCCTTATTGCTTTACTGAAATACCAATTCAAGCTACAAGATGTCCTAATTGTACTGCAGAATTTGAAGGTTATAACAATCCTGTAGAAAATAAATAA
- the hydF gene encoding [FeFe] hydrogenase H-cluster maturation GTPase HydF, translating to MKEILGSNMETTARSNRKYIGLIGRRNVGKSTIINLLTGQETSIVSDFAGTTTDNVQKNMELHGVGPVVFVDTAGYDDIGEIGQLRVEKTKRVLNKLDVALLIIENELTDFDKKWVNLLKEYKIDFIPILNKDDIFSYSEDKIKEMENILEKNILVFSINKDKNIIIEELGKKLAVKKEKTITGSLVNKNSLVMLVMPQDKEAPKGRLILPQVQTIRELIDKNAITIAVDLEQVEEALKYLNKDPDLIITDSKVFEEVYKLKPKNSLLTSFSVLFAALKGDIDYFVKSANTIEKLNNKSRILIAEACTHPPITEDIGTVRIPNMIRKKYGENIEFDFVRGDDFPKDLKKYDLVIHCGACMFNEKHVESRVSQAKKQNIPFTNYGVTIAKIKGILNKVVLT from the coding sequence GTGAAAGAGATTTTAGGTTCTAATATGGAAACTACAGCACGATCCAATAGAAAGTATATTGGTTTAATAGGAAGAAGAAATGTTGGTAAGTCTACAATTATTAACCTACTAACAGGCCAAGAAACATCAATAGTAAGTGATTTTGCCGGCACTACAACGGACAATGTTCAAAAGAATATGGAATTACATGGCGTTGGTCCTGTAGTTTTTGTTGATACTGCAGGTTATGACGACATTGGAGAAATTGGCCAGTTAAGAGTAGAAAAAACTAAAAGGGTTTTAAACAAATTAGATGTGGCTCTTTTAATTATAGAAAATGAGTTAACTGACTTTGATAAAAAGTGGGTTAACTTATTAAAAGAATATAAAATAGATTTTATACCTATTTTAAATAAGGATGATATTTTTTCATATTCAGAAGATAAAATTAAGGAAATGGAAAATATATTAGAAAAAAATATCCTAGTCTTTTCTATAAATAAGGACAAAAATATAATTATAGAAGAGTTAGGAAAAAAACTAGCAGTAAAAAAGGAAAAAACTATTACAGGCTCCTTAGTAAATAAAAACTCCTTAGTTATGCTTGTAATGCCCCAGGACAAAGAGGCACCTAAAGGAAGACTAATACTACCACAAGTTCAAACTATTAGGGAATTAATAGATAAAAATGCTATAACAATAGCGGTAGATTTAGAACAAGTGGAAGAGGCGTTAAAATATTTAAATAAGGATCCCGATTTAATTATTACCGACTCAAAGGTTTTTGAAGAAGTTTATAAACTAAAACCGAAAAATTCCCTCTTAACTTCTTTTTCTGTGCTTTTTGCAGCACTTAAAGGCGATATAGATTATTTTGTTAAGTCTGCAAATACAATAGAAAAGCTTAATAATAAGAGTAGAATATTAATAGCCGAAGCATGTACCCATCCTCCAATTACAGAGGATATTGGTACTGTTAGAATTCCCAATATGATTAGAAAAAAATATGGGGAAAATATAGAATTTGATTTTGTAAGGGGAGATGATTTCCCAAAAGACCTTAAAAAATATGATCTAGTTATACATTGTGGTGCCTGTATGTTTAATGAAAAACATGTAGAAAGTAGAGTTAGTCAGGCTAAAAAACAAAATATTCCTTTTACTAATTATGGAGTTACAATTGCTAAAATAAAGGGTATACTAAATAAAGTAGTTTTAACATAG
- the hydG gene encoding [FeFe] hydrogenase H-cluster radical SAM maturase HydG, which translates to MSNYIPSSSKAEEFINNEEILKTIEYGRKNSKNRQLIEEILEKAKEAKGLSHKEAFVLLSCELEDLNEEIFKLAKEIKQRFYGNRIVLFAPLYLSNYCVNGCTYCPYHYKNKTIRRKKLTQEEIKEEVIALQDMGHKRLALETGEDPVNCPIEYVIESIKTIYSVHHKKGDTRRVNVNIAATTVENYKKLKDAGIGTYILFQETYHKDNYEQLHPTGPKHNYAYHTEAMDRAMEAGIDDVGCGVLFGLNNYEYDFIGLLMHGEHLEAKFGVGPHTISVPRIRPADDVNPDEFINSISDEIFMKIVALIRIAVPYTGIIISTRENEETRSKVLDLGVSQISGGSRTSVGGYAEEEKIEENSAQFETSDTRTLDEVVNWLLEMGHIPSFCTACYRAGRTGDRFMKLVKSGEIANICQPNAVITLKEYLEDYASEDTKKAGLKVIENEIPNIKNEKTREIARKYLRSIEQGERDFRF; encoded by the coding sequence ATGAGTAATTACATACCAAGTTCTTCTAAGGCAGAAGAATTTATTAACAATGAAGAAATTTTAAAAACTATTGAATATGGTAGAAAAAATAGTAAAAATAGACAGTTAATTGAAGAAATATTGGAAAAAGCAAAGGAGGCTAAAGGTCTTAGCCACAAGGAAGCTTTCGTTTTATTATCCTGTGAATTAGAGGATTTAAATGAAGAGATTTTTAAGTTGGCTAAGGAGATTAAGCAAAGATTTTATGGCAATAGAATAGTTCTTTTTGCTCCTTTATACCTTTCAAATTACTGTGTTAATGGATGTACCTATTGTCCATATCACTATAAAAATAAAACCATAAGAAGAAAGAAACTAACTCAAGAGGAAATAAAAGAAGAGGTTATAGCTCTACAGGATATGGGCCATAAAAGACTGGCACTGGAAACTGGTGAAGACCCAGTAAACTGTCCTATAGAATATGTTATAGAGTCAATTAAAACAATCTACAGCGTTCACCATAAAAAGGGAGATACTAGAAGAGTTAATGTAAATATTGCAGCAACAACTGTAGAAAATTATAAAAAATTAAAGGATGCAGGTATTGGAACCTATATACTATTTCAAGAAACCTATCATAAGGACAATTACGAACAGCTTCATCCAACAGGTCCAAAACATAACTATGCCTACCATACAGAAGCAATGGACAGGGCAATGGAAGCCGGAATAGATGATGTTGGTTGTGGAGTTTTATTTGGTTTAAATAACTACGAATATGATTTTATTGGACTTTTAATGCATGGAGAACATTTAGAGGCTAAGTTTGGCGTTGGTCCTCATACTATTTCCGTACCTAGAATAAGACCTGCTGATGATGTAAATCCAGATGAATTTATAAATTCCATTAGTGATGAAATATTTATGAAAATCGTAGCCTTAATTAGAATTGCCGTTCCTTATACGGGAATAATTATTTCCACAAGGGAAAATGAGGAAACTCGTTCAAAGGTTTTAGATTTAGGAGTATCCCAAATAAGTGGAGGTTCAAGAACTTCAGTAGGTGGTTATGCCGAAGAGGAAAAAATAGAGGAAAATTCTGCACAATTTGAAACAAGTGATACAAGAACTTTAGATGAAGTTGTTAATTGGCTACTTGAAATGGGACATATTCCTTCTTTTTGTACCGCTTGCTATAGGGCCGGAAGAACTGGAGACAGGTTTATGAAACTTGTAAAATCCGGAGAAATAGCCAATATTTGCCAACCAAATGCTGTTATTACCCTAAAGGAATATTTAGAAGACTATGCCTCAGAAGATACAAAAAAAGCAGGACTTAAGGTAATTGAAAATGAAATTCCAAATATTAAAAATGAAAAAACTAGAGAAATAGCTAGGAAATATTTAAGAAGTATAGAACAAGGTGAAAGAGATTTTAGGTTCTAA
- a CDS encoding TM1266 family iron-only hydrogenase system putative regulator codes for MDNRVAIIGIIIENKEASTEVNEILHKYSKYIIGRMGIPNIRESINVISVIVDAPQSEISALTGKLGMIKDVSCKAVYSKI; via the coding sequence ATGGATAATAGAGTTGCAATAATTGGAATAATTATTGAAAACAAAGAAGCCAGCACAGAGGTAAATGAAATTTTACACAAATATTCAAAATATATTATTGGAAGAATGGGGATTCCAAATATTAGAGAAAGTATAAATGTAATATCGGTTATTGTAGATGCACCACAAAGTGAAATAAGTGCCTTAACCGGGAAATTAGGAATGATTAAAGATGTTAGCTGTAAGGCTGTATATTCAAAAATTTAA
- a CDS encoding catalase: MGKDPKVTNGAGIPVANNQTAMTVGPRGPMAMEDVWYMEKMAHFDREVIPERRMHAKGSGAFGTFRVTNDITKYTKAKIFSEVGKETEIFIRFSTVAGERGAADAERDIRGYAIKFYTEDGNWDLVGNNTPVFFMRDPHHFIGLNRAVKRDPRTNLRSANNNWDFWTSLPEALHQVTITMSDRGIPKSYRHMHGFSSHAYSMINENNERVYVKFHMKTQQGIENISDEEAEKLIGMDRESHGRDLYEAIEKGNFPKWKMYIQVMTQEQADNMPYNPFDLTKVWYHGEYPLIEVGEYELNRNPENYFADVEQAAFTPANVVPGISFSPDKMLQGRLFVYGDAHRYRLGVNHHQIPVNSPKNATNNHPYHKDGQMRVDGNGGSEVHYAPNSYGNYVEYTEHEEPMQKANGDIGRWNFRDDDDDYFTQPGKLFRLMSPEQQKVLVENTRRAMGDAEEKIKLRHIEHCFYADEKYGRMLAEELGIDVDFSKFDVEEYKKRKRTDTSY, from the coding sequence ATAGGAAAAGACCCAAAGGTTACTAATGGAGCTGGGATACCAGTAGCAAACAATCAAACAGCTATGACTGTTGGACCAAGAGGACCAATGGCTATGGAAGATGTTTGGTACATGGAAAAAATGGCTCATTTTGACAGAGAAGTTATACCGGAAAGAAGAATGCATGCTAAAGGTTCAGGTGCTTTTGGAACATTTAGAGTTACAAACGATATTACAAAGTACACTAAAGCAAAAATATTTTCAGAAGTAGGAAAAGAAACGGAAATATTTATTAGATTTTCTACAGTAGCAGGGGAAAGAGGAGCTGCTGATGCAGAAAGGGATATTAGAGGCTATGCAATAAAATTTTACACAGAAGATGGTAACTGGGATTTAGTAGGTAACAATACTCCTGTATTCTTTATGAGAGATCCACATCATTTTATCGGATTAAATAGGGCTGTAAAGAGAGATCCTAGAACAAATTTAAGATCAGCTAATAATAACTGGGATTTTTGGACTTCATTACCAGAAGCTTTACACCAAGTAACTATTACAATGAGTGACAGGGGAATACCAAAATCCTACAGACATATGCACGGTTTTAGTTCCCATGCATATTCAATGATAAATGAAAATAATGAAAGAGTATATGTAAAATTCCATATGAAGACCCAACAAGGAATTGAAAACATATCAGATGAAGAAGCAGAAAAATTAATTGGTATGGATAGGGAAAGCCATGGTAGAGATTTATATGAAGCAATAGAAAAGGGTAATTTCCCTAAATGGAAAATGTATATACAGGTTATGACTCAAGAGCAAGCAGATAATATGCCATATAATCCATTTGATTTAACAAAGGTATGGTATCATGGAGAATATCCGCTAATAGAGGTTGGAGAGTATGAATTAAATAGAAATCCTGAAAACTATTTTGCTGATGTAGAACAAGCTGCATTTACGCCTGCAAATGTAGTTCCTGGTATTTCATTTTCACCTGACAAAATGCTTCAAGGAAGATTATTCGTTTATGGAGATGCTCACAGATATCGTTTAGGTGTTAATCATCATCAAATACCTGTAAACTCACCTAAAAATGCAACTAACAACCATCCTTATCATAAAGATGGACAAATGAGAGTTGATGGAAATGGTGGTTCAGAAGTTCATTATGCTCCAAATAGTTATGGTAACTATGTAGAATATACTGAACATGAAGAGCCTATGCAAAAAGCAAATGGTGACATTGGTAGATGGAATTTTAGAGATGACGATGACGATTATTTCACTCAACCGGGTAAGTTGTTTAGATTAATGTCTCCGGAACAACAAAAGGTTCTTGTTGAAAATACAAGAAGAGCCATGGGAGATGCAGAGGAAAAAATTAAATTACGTCATATTGAACATTGTTTTTATGCCGATGAAAAATATGGTCGTATGTTAGCAGAAGAATTGGGAATAGATGTAGATTTTTCTAAATTCGATGTAGAAGAATATAAGAAGAGAAAAAGAACAGATACTTCATATTAA
- a CDS encoding AzlD domain-containing protein, which produces MKSEYFLLIVLCAILTSCPKIITMTFLKDKKIKKEFKDFLDIIPYTSLAILITRGVLTMDKQIMVPTIISIIVCFFVSYFRESLAQTIISGVGTMYILILLLGI; this is translated from the coding sequence ATGAAAAGTGAATATTTTTTACTAATAGTTCTCTGTGCTATTTTAACTAGTTGTCCTAAAATAATTACAATGACATTTTTAAAGGATAAAAAAATAAAAAAAGAATTTAAGGATTTTTTAGATATTATTCCCTATACAAGTCTTGCTATATTAATTACAAGAGGAGTATTAACTATGGACAAACAGATTATGGTTCCTACAATAATATCTATAATAGTTTGTTTTTTTGTTTCCTATTTTAGAGAGAGTTTAGCTCAAACAATAATTTCCGGAGTTGGAACAATGTACATTTTAATATTATTACTTGGAATTTAA
- a CDS encoding AzlC family ABC transporter permease: MNRVREKNTTKDIKKGIAISLPVGIGYISIAIAFGLLARNSGLTLLDTFLFSAMVFAGASQFMAIELIVAGVPTLGIAISVFLINLRLLVMATSLGVKMERVNKKSIPLIGFLLTDESFSVLSFTKDKISTAYAIFVGLIPYLFWVGFTVIGYLVGDILPEKLKMSLEIGLTAMFIALLIPSVKRNLKGIVVSLIAAFIYIIIFYLNILPTGWDIVVGILLSTLIGYILIRKGTI; this comes from the coding sequence ATGAATAGAGTAAGAGAAAAAAACACAACTAAAGATATAAAAAAGGGAATTGCAATATCCCTACCGGTGGGAATAGGATACATATCCATAGCAATAGCCTTTGGTTTATTAGCTAGAAATTCCGGATTGACTTTACTGGATACTTTTTTATTTTCAGCAATGGTCTTTGCTGGGGCCTCTCAATTTATGGCAATTGAGTTAATTGTAGCCGGTGTACCAACACTTGGAATTGCGATATCGGTTTTTTTAATTAATTTAAGATTACTTGTAATGGCAACATCTCTTGGAGTAAAAATGGAAAGAGTAAATAAAAAATCAATTCCTTTAATAGGATTTTTATTAACAGACGAATCCTTTTCCGTTCTTTCTTTTACCAAAGATAAAATTAGTACAGCCTATGCAATTTTTGTAGGATTAATACCATATTTATTTTGGGTAGGTTTTACTGTTATAGGTTATTTAGTAGGGGATATTCTTCCTGAAAAGTTAAAGATGAGTTTAGAAATAGGGCTTACTGCAATGTTTATTGCCTTATTAATTCCTTCTGTTAAAAGAAATTTAAAAGGCATAGTAGTTTCTTTAATAGCTGCATTTATTTATATAATAATATTTTATTTAAATATACTTCCAACAGGATGGGATATAGTTGTTGGAATACTTTTATCTACCTTAATAGGCTATATTTTAATTAGAAAGGGGACAATATAA
- the recR gene encoding recombination mediator RecR — MALYPRPIENLIVELASLPTIGRKSAKRLAFKIIEMDDEKVNRLVNALINVKKEIHHCKICGNLTDKEICDICSDESRDKSTIVVVEDSSNIISLEKAREYKGQYHVLNGLISPRENISPEDLNIESLIERVKDGGIDEVILSLSPTVDGDLTINFLSEIIKPLGVKVTKIANGVPLGVSLEYFDEMSIYKALEDRREI, encoded by the coding sequence ATGGCTTTATACCCAAGACCAATAGAAAATCTAATAGTTGAATTAGCAAGCTTGCCTACAATTGGAAGAAAATCAGCTAAAAGACTAGCTTTTAAAATTATTGAAATGGATGATGAAAAAGTAAATAGATTGGTAAATGCTCTAATTAATGTTAAAAAAGAAATTCATCATTGTAAAATTTGTGGTAATTTAACAGATAAAGAAATATGTGATATATGTTCAGATGAAAGCAGGGACAAATCCACTATAGTAGTAGTTGAGGATAGTTCAAATATTATTTCTCTTGAGAAAGCAAGGGAATATAAGGGACAATACCATGTCTTAAACGGACTAATCTCTCCAAGGGAAAATATTAGTCCTGAGGATTTAAATATAGAATCCCTTATTGAAAGAGTCAAAGATGGTGGTATTGATGAAGTAATATTGTCCTTATCACCAACTGTAGACGGAGATCTTACAATTAACTTTTTATCTGAAATTATAAAGCCTTTAGGAGTAAAAGTGACAAAAATTGCTAATGGAGTTCCTTTAGGTGTAAGTTTAGAATATTTTGATGAAATGTCGATTTATAAAGCATTGGAAGATAGAAGAGAAATTTAA
- a CDS encoding YbaB/EbfC family nucleoid-associated protein, with amino-acid sequence MAKGGYPRGGMPNMNNMMKQMQKMQKQMEEAQEKLEETEFTATAGGGSIEVTVNGKKELVAVKIEEDVVDPDDVEMLQDLIIVAVNDALNKVTETSEKEMGKFTGGMNIPGLF; translated from the coding sequence ATGGCAAAAGGTGGATATCCAAGAGGCGGAATGCCAAATATGAATAATATGATGAAACAAATGCAAAAAATGCAAAAACAAATGGAGGAAGCACAAGAAAAGTTAGAGGAAACTGAATTCACAGCAACTGCTGGTGGAGGAAGTATAGAGGTTACAGTAAACGGTAAAAAAGAATTGGTTGCTGTAAAAATAGAAGAAGATGTTGTAGATCCGGATGATGTTGAAATGTTACAGGATTTAATAATCGTAGCTGTTAATGACGCTTTAAATAAAGTTACAGAAACAAGTGAAAAAGAAATGGGTAAATTTACTGGAGGCATGAATATTCCAGGATTATTTTAG